One region of Triticum aestivum cultivar Chinese Spring chromosome 6B, IWGSC CS RefSeq v2.1, whole genome shotgun sequence genomic DNA includes:
- the LOC123135639 gene encoding remorin 4.2 isoform X2 has product MCEEYKDVDVVSTMSGSSSSLDTGSGHRSRDSHSMGSRFRVPEEDSCDSESVASNFEFHKERGATARSAPTAVVAPFSKPPPSKWDDAQKWIASPTTNRPGRAGGAFPRKMEKAGFGGGRLPATKVVLEAMEEIDTKRIDPSQEKREIGWQKAANWAMPEPYPEVEPCAKSAPAAESTIIDSAVTLSCDSSTTLQSATACIPPPPTVRSVSMRDMGTEMTPIASQEPSRTGTPVRATSPDCSRPTTPRRTLGINAVGTAINRGECSNADLSEEELQMKTRREIMLLGTQLGKTSIAAWASKKEEEKDASLSLKTVSSDQSAQNATEVRAAAWEEAEKAKYLARFKREEIKIHAWEDHQKAKIEAEMRKIEVEVERMRARAQDKLMSKLASTRHTADEQRAAAESKRDRSAVRTAEQAEHIRRTGRMPPSLGCWNWCS; this is encoded by the exons ATGTGCGAAGAATACAAGGACGTGGACGTGGTGAGCACCATGTCGGGATCTTCGTCCTCGCTGGACACCGGGAGCGGGCACCGGTCGCGGGACTCCCACTCCATGGGCTCGAGGTTCAGGGTGCCCGAGGAGGACTCGTGTGACTCAGAGAGCGTGGCGTCCAACTTCGAGTTCCACAAGGAGCGAGGGGCCACTGCTCGATCCGCGCCAACTGCGGTGGTCGCGCCGTTCTCCAAGCCCCCGCCGTCGAAGTGGGATGATGCCCAGAAATGGATCGCCAGCCCGACGACGAACCGTCCTGGTAGGGCCGGTGGAGCTTTCCCAAGGAAGATGGAGAAAGCCGGCTTTGGTGGAGGGAGGCTGCCGGCGACAAAGGTTgtgctggaggccatggaggaaaTAGACACCAAGAGGATCGATCCTAGCCAGGAGAAGAGGGAGATCGGGTGGCAGAAAGCGGCGAACTGGGCCATGCCGGAGCCCTATCCAGAAGTGGAGCCTTGCGCAAAGTCTGCACCTGCTGCAGAAAGTACTATAATTGATTCAGCTG TTACTTTGAGCTGTGATTCATCTACCACGCTTCAGAGTGCCACTGCATGCATACCTCCCCCACCAACAGTCCGGTCAGTATCGATGAGGGATATGGGTACTGAAATGACCCCAATTGCAAGCCAGGAACCATCCCGGACAGGAACACCTGTCAGAGCAACAAGCCCGGATTGCTCTCGGCCAACTACTCCACGAAGGACACTAGGTATCAATGCAGTTGGCACTGCTATCAACCGCGGTGAATGTAGCAATGCAGATTTAAGCGAAGAGGAGTTGCAAATGAAGACTAGGAGAGAGATAATGCTTCTTGGCACCCAGCTCGGCAAAACCAGCATCGCGGCATGGGCAAGTAAGAAGGAAGAGGAGAAGGACGCATCGCTTTCTCTCAAGACAGTGTCATCAGACCAATCTGCACAAAATGCAACAGAAGTCCGTGCAGCAGCCTGGGAGGAGGCAGAGAAGGCCAAATACTTAGCAAG GTTTAAACGAGAAGAGATCAAGATCCATGCATGGGAAGATCACCAGAAAGCCAAAATCGAAGCAGAAATGAGAAAAATTGAG GTCGAGGTGGAGAGGATGCGAGCCCGTGCCCAGGACAAGCTGATGAGCAAGCTCGCGTCCACGAGGCACACCGCGGACGAGCAGCGAGCTGCCGCCGAGTCGAAGAGGGACCGCAGCGCCGTGAGGACGGCGGAGCAGGCAGAGCACATCAGGAGAACCGGGCGGATGCCGCCCTCGCTCGGCTGCTGGAACTGGTGCTCGTAG
- the LOC123135639 gene encoding uncharacterized protein isoform X1 encodes MDYERIEKPSFPTQGGGFSPKRLRAMLLGVERQRKDAGAGDDDAGEPEEEEYGAVPMASVRSDDDARRGGGMCEEYKDVDVVSTMSGSSSSLDTGSGHRSRDSHSMGSRFRVPEEDSCDSESVASNFEFHKERGATARSAPTAVVAPFSKPPPSKWDDAQKWIASPTTNRPGRAGGAFPRKMEKAGFGGGRLPATKVVLEAMEEIDTKRIDPSQEKREIGWQKAANWAMPEPYPEVEPCAKSAPAAESTIIDSAVTLSCDSSTTLQSATACIPPPPTVRSVSMRDMGTEMTPIASQEPSRTGTPVRATSPDCSRPTTPRRTLGINAVGTAINRGECSNADLSEEELQMKTRREIMLLGTQLGKTSIAAWASKKEEEKDASLSLKTVSSDQSAQNATEVRAAAWEEAEKAKYLARFKREEIKIHAWEDHQKAKIEAEMRKIEVEVERMRARAQDKLMSKLASTRHTADEQRAAAESKRDRSAVRTAEQAEHIRRTGRMPPSLGCWNWCS; translated from the exons atgGACTACGAGCGCATCGAGAAGCCGTCGTTCCCCACGCAG GGCGGGGGCTTCTCGCCGAAGCGGCTGCGCGCGATGCTGCTGGGCGTGGAGAGGCAGCGCAAGGACGCGGGCGCCGGGGACGACGACGCcggggagccggaggaggaggagtacgGCGCGGTGCCCATGGCCTCCGTCAGATCCGACGACGACGCGCGCA GAGGAGGTGGCATGTGCGAAGAATACAAGGACGTGGACGTGGTGAGCACCATGTCGGGATCTTCGTCCTCGCTGGACACCGGGAGCGGGCACCGGTCGCGGGACTCCCACTCCATGGGCTCGAGGTTCAGGGTGCCCGAGGAGGACTCGTGTGACTCAGAGAGCGTGGCGTCCAACTTCGAGTTCCACAAGGAGCGAGGGGCCACTGCTCGATCCGCGCCAACTGCGGTGGTCGCGCCGTTCTCCAAGCCCCCGCCGTCGAAGTGGGATGATGCCCAGAAATGGATCGCCAGCCCGACGACGAACCGTCCTGGTAGGGCCGGTGGAGCTTTCCCAAGGAAGATGGAGAAAGCCGGCTTTGGTGGAGGGAGGCTGCCGGCGACAAAGGTTgtgctggaggccatggaggaaaTAGACACCAAGAGGATCGATCCTAGCCAGGAGAAGAGGGAGATCGGGTGGCAGAAAGCGGCGAACTGGGCCATGCCGGAGCCCTATCCAGAAGTGGAGCCTTGCGCAAAGTCTGCACCTGCTGCAGAAAGTACTATAATTGATTCAGCTG TTACTTTGAGCTGTGATTCATCTACCACGCTTCAGAGTGCCACTGCATGCATACCTCCCCCACCAACAGTCCGGTCAGTATCGATGAGGGATATGGGTACTGAAATGACCCCAATTGCAAGCCAGGAACCATCCCGGACAGGAACACCTGTCAGAGCAACAAGCCCGGATTGCTCTCGGCCAACTACTCCACGAAGGACACTAGGTATCAATGCAGTTGGCACTGCTATCAACCGCGGTGAATGTAGCAATGCAGATTTAAGCGAAGAGGAGTTGCAAATGAAGACTAGGAGAGAGATAATGCTTCTTGGCACCCAGCTCGGCAAAACCAGCATCGCGGCATGGGCAAGTAAGAAGGAAGAGGAGAAGGACGCATCGCTTTCTCTCAAGACAGTGTCATCAGACCAATCTGCACAAAATGCAACAGAAGTCCGTGCAGCAGCCTGGGAGGAGGCAGAGAAGGCCAAATACTTAGCAAG GTTTAAACGAGAAGAGATCAAGATCCATGCATGGGAAGATCACCAGAAAGCCAAAATCGAAGCAGAAATGAGAAAAATTGAG GTCGAGGTGGAGAGGATGCGAGCCCGTGCCCAGGACAAGCTGATGAGCAAGCTCGCGTCCACGAGGCACACCGCGGACGAGCAGCGAGCTGCCGCCGAGTCGAAGAGGGACCGCAGCGCCGTGAGGACGGCGGAGCAGGCAGAGCACATCAGGAGAACCGGGCGGATGCCGCCCTCGCTCGGCTGCTGGAACTGGTGCTCGTAG